CGACCTCGGCGTCGTCGGGCAGCGCCGGGTCCTTCCGCTTGATCTTCGGAAGCTCCGCGCGCTTGACCTCGTACTCCGTCAGCATCGATTCGACCTCATCCTCGTCGATGAGCGTGTGCTCTGGGACGAGCTCGTGTTGGCTTACGTCTACCATATCTGGGTGTGCTGGGTGTTGATTGGGGAAGAAGTTGTCACGGGATACTACAGGCCGGTTCGGATGGGAGCCATTTAACCCTTGCCAACTCCGGGTCGGATAAGCGCGGCTCACCATCACGAGTACCCCCAGCACTCGTGTTGCGTTGACACACGTGATTCCCCGATAAAGGTGTTGCGGCGAGCGGGGGCGAGCGTCCCGGTTTCGACGAGGGTTTATTACCCGGGACGAGGC
This portion of the Halobellus litoreus genome encodes:
- a CDS encoding DNA-directed RNA polymerase subunit H, translated to MVDVSQHELVPEHTLIDEDEVESMLTEYEVKRAELPKIKRKDPALPDDAEVGDVVKIVRDSRTTDKAVSYRLVIE